The DNA region GCAAATTCACCAGCTAAAGCTCAATAGGTATGAAATTTTTTACCCCATCTACTTTTATATAGCTAACTTTGAAAACTACAAGAAAGAAAGTCAGGATATAGAAAGACTTGATTCAGAGAATAGCTGGCCTTGTTGCTAAGGAGATGATTGTTGTTAACTCGCTGGAAGTAGGCTCAGGCTAACATGAAACTGTTACAGCACCAACAATCTCTCTCTgtgcagtaaaaaaaaaccgTGATCATGTATTGCATGTAAAACTTCCTCTTTTTCTGTAAAAGACTCTTACAAACCAGAAGAATCAGGGAGTTTGGGCCGTGCTAGTGAACTGTGGAAGCCTTCAAGTTAGGTGCTTAATTTCATACTGTATAGCCTAAGAATGGCTATTTAATGTCTAAGTTCATTTCTCTTGCTCTTTGCAGCCTTACTTTTCATTGGGCTTTTTGGGTGTAAGATTAATACATTAAACTAGGAAAGCATCTGGAGTCACCTTATCTTAGGTGAAGGAGTGCTGAGCACTTGCTGCACTAAACTTGTTGATCCCAGTTTGTATTAAATGATACCTGTCATTGTTAATGTAGTAGCTTTAAATGTTGTCTGTGATAGTTTGTCTTGTTGTCTATTGCTTTCTCATTTGTGATGCTTCACATATGCTTATTTATTTCACAAATTTGTACACAAAGTTAACTTGAAGTGAGTTGGAAAACTTGTGGCACCAAAACTCCTTTTTATCCATCCAGTGCATTGAGTATTCTAAACCCTGAAAATCTCAACTCTGTCAAGAGATGTGCTAAATTGTCTTTTGATGTTTATTTCCATTTGGGTTGGGGATATGTTTCTAATTTTAGGCTCTCCTACTCAGCGGTGCAGCTGTGGTTACATAGTTCCAGTTCACAAGCAGGTTTGGAAGTTGTCTGTAGTTTTTGTAAACTGTGCTCTGTATGTTCTTACAGGTGAGCATGTCTTGCTGCTCAGACACTCCAGCTGTCTTCTTGTAAACTAATGCCACCCTGACATGGCAGAATAATGTAGGCACACTTGTGTGCATATTTGTGTGATTAGGATGTGTAGAGGGGTGACTGAACCTGAGGGCTTCCTCCAACAAAActatttcttctgcttctgaAGGGCATCATTGCTAGTTGAGCCTATTTTAATGATGTTTCAATGGCAAAGGTTGATTGAATTGACACTGTCTAGTGTAGCCCTAGACAAAGAGAAGCATGATGATATCCCAGTGACTATATAACTCTTGTGTAATAGTCCCAAAAATGGACCGTGCGGTAGGAAATtctaaatagaaaatattataaGATGCTGGTAGTTGAATTGAAATTAAGGAAAGTATATGAGTTTGAGGAGCCTTGTCAGATTTCTATGTATTAAGTGAGGGCAGAAGATTTAAGGTAttcaaaatttaataaaatccaGATTCCATTGTAAATCTGCTGAGGTCTCTGTAATGCTTTCTGAGCCTTGGGTTCAGAGAAGTGGGTGAAGATTACTTATGGTGCAGTAGAAGAACCAGAGGATCAGattattttgaaaacagaaaggagAATGATGACCACTCAGTTTCTTGCTGCTCTGGGATTCTCAGTCCTTGAGTGGAAGTAGAGCACAGTTTATTCCAGAGTCTGTTAGTACTGCAATGCATCCTGAGGACTTATTATTTCTCTTGATGTCTTTGGGCTGTCATGAGTCTCTTTCTGACCAAGGGTGGGAGAGGAACTTGGTGATGCTCAGCCCTTCCTTCAGCTAGCTTTCCACCTGGGTTGATTTTGTTTCCCACTGCATGACTAACAGCAGCGACTGAATGTGGGTATGCACAGACAGGAATGGGGCTTTTGTGTCTTGTGATGGTACAAGATACACTCATGACCTCCACAGGAGAGACACAAACAGCTGCATcatattttttgctgttgtctCATGTTCAAAGAAGTAGGATTAGATTAATTATGATCATAGTAGCATTTAGAGCTTAGGGGAACTTTCCTTCCCAGATGACTTTTTAACTTTTAGGAGGAACAAGTAAAGTTTTGTTTTATGTCAACTGATCTGCAACTTGACTGGTTTAGTTGATAGGAAACATGCAGCTATCATTGTTACTGTGCTATGTAGCTGCATTTAAACTGTTAAAAAACCTCAAGACCTTTCACTTTTTGCCAAATCATAGTCTTTTGTTAGTTACCTTACATTTGAGGATTCTTCATGAATGGTCTGACTTGAATATCTCGAATTGTCTAGATCTTGTTTAGGTAGCCATTTTGTACTTTAATTttgaatattaataaaatatctttttttctctaaacATTGGATTTAAGGACAAACTAAGTCATTGTATTTCCCTTATGCTTCCTGCTGCACCAGAAGAACTATTGCTGTTTTTCTCAAAATGTGGTCAGATCAACTGAGAAACAGTCAGAAGGTTCATATTAAGCAGTATTTCCAGTTAGATCAAATACAGGCCCGTGGtagcttcttttcttctttaactTTTTCAGTATGCAGTGGTTAGCAGTGGTTTGCTGAATGTGAATGACTGTTTTATGCTCTTATGGGCATTAGGGAAAAGCATGAAGATTCCCAGGAATAGAATGAAATGAGCACTCAGACTGTTGTATTGGCCACTTCTAAAGTCAGGGTGTGCAGGAGATgctccaaaatgaaaaaatgtttgcTGGAGACAGGAATCTTCATTACACTTTCCACCTTTTCTTGTTGTGCAAGAATCTTGAAATCTGCCAGAGGGTGAGTAACTTCAACAAACAATCTCCAGAGGATGTTGCAACTCCTTACTTGAGGGCACCAAACCCATGCAAGTATGAATATGCAGAAGTGTCTAGGCCTGGGaatgcacatttttttcttatttccctAATGTTAATTCCCCTGCTGACAAAAATAGTGCTTAAAGCTTCTTAAGTTGATGTGCCTACCCTATAGGTGCAGCTTTTAATGTCACTGGGTCAGCAGCCAACTTCTGTATATTATCAGCTGTAAGTTCTTTTCTTGAACTGCCATCTGTAGTGACTTAGAGAGATAGGGTATGATTTTTTGAGAATTATATTAAAAAGAGAAGACCTTGGTGGAAGTGGTTTAGAAATACTTTACAAACTGTTTGGTCAGCAGCCTGAACAAGGGTAACTAGAGGAGAACTGTAACCTGTTAAGAACAGCTGTACTTTTTCATATTTGTGGGGGTCTATCACTATTGACTGAAACTCCTTCCCAAATGGATCCTGTGAAAAAGTCTTGCTAAGACATGAACTCATACCAGAAACACTTCAAGATGTTGGAATCCTTTGTGATTCTAGGTACAGTCACCACTAACAGCTGTGAAGGTCTAGTGCTTGCAAGCCGTTTTCTAAATGGGAGCTGCCCAGTTTGGTGCCAGCAAACTGGATGGTGGTGGCTGAAGAGATGTATGTCATGTGCAGCTTTCACACAGCCTCTGACCTTCTTGCAACACAAGTGTCTGCAGGAAGCAAAGCTGCTTAATGCACCTTGCACTTGTAACAGGATGCCCTGGAGCTGTAAGGAGCCGTGACAAACTCGTTTGCCTTCACTTCTCTGCTTTTGTTTGCTCTTTAAAATCCTTCCTCCTTACAGTTCATCCTCTAGCCCTTTGTAACAGACTTCTCGCCATTGTGTAATTgctaagaaacaaaaattaggCTTCTGTGCCTGttatgagaaggaaaaatattagcCCTGTAAAAAGGGCTGGCTTTTTCATCGCATCTGGTTATTTTAGGTCATTCCAGGGAGTAATTCCTAAACCTGTGCATAGACACTTCAGTTAGAAGGCTtcagctcctgagctgtgccaaTATATATTAATGTGCAACTCCTATCTACTCTAAGAACTGTTTCAATTGagctgaaaatattaaaagctACTGCTGTGAATACTGGCACCTTTTGAATTTTATATCAGCCTGGGGAAAAAGGATGTTTAAAAAACCTGTTAATGGCTGGAGAGTAAAGCATCTCTCTGGGTAAAATGGGTGGACTTGGACAAAGATTTTTGAAACTTAATCTAAACACAAAGGACAAGTAGATAAGTTATCTAATAGTTGAATTTTCCTGACCTGACACATGCTTAAGATTTTATAGCCAGTGGAGCACCAAATGAATGGGCAGAGAAATGTATATAGCCCTGGTTATGGTTGTATGAGACTGAAGATTTTACTTCTGTTTCTTTTGGCTTTCCTAgcctgctttatttttttctatgttgCCAAGACAGAGCTTAAGAAGCAGTTGGTGTTCACTGTCAGGGGAAGGAAGGTGATTGCAGTGATTTAATATTAATCTGTTGGTGGTACCTGAAGAGTTCAGGGATGGTGAATGTGCACCAAGAAGGCTGATGGCATCCTGGCTTGTATCCAAAGGAGTGTGGCCTGCAGGACTAGGGCCATGACCTGTGCTTAGCACTGTTGAAGTTgtacctcaaatcctgtgttcaaTTCTGGATTCCTCACTTCAAGAAAGACACAGaagtgctggagcatgtccagaggagggcaatggagctggtgaaggttCTGGAGCACAAATCTGATGAGAAGCagatgagggagctgtggttgttggaagaaaaggaggctcagggaagacCTTATTGCTGTCTACaaccacctgaaaggaggctgtaggaGGTCAGGGTTgctctcttctcccaagtaCCAAGTGATAGGATAAGATAAAAGGCCCCAAGTTGCTCCAGTGGAGGCTTAGATGgggtattaggaaaaatttcttcatagCAAGAGTTAGAACAGGCATCCCAGAGAAGTGTGTGAGTCACCATCCATGGAGGTATGTAAAatatgtgtagatgtggcagctggggacatggtttagtggtggacttggcagtgtcaGGTTGATGGTTGCGCTTGATGGACTTAGAGCTCTTTTCCAATTTAAACTATTCTATAATCCTATGGGCATATAAGGCGCTGTTGGATGCATCCTCACAGTCATGGTTCTGCCTTCAGACCTGTTTCtctgtcatttttcttttaccCAGGAGAAGTGAAATATTTGTATCTGCTATAGTCTTATATCCTGTCCTCTCAGGGGCAATAACCCAGTGGGGGGAGAGAATATCAAATCTATTCCATGCAGTCCCTCCAGTCTGTACTGCAGTGTTAATCAAGAAATACTCTTAGTCTTTAAAAGGATAACTGCAAACAAAATCAGAGGAAATGTACAAATTCCTTGGCATGGTCAACAAACTGAGAGGTAAAAGCTGTGTCAAGGTGGAACTCTTAGTTCTGGAAAATAGGCAAATAAAGAGGAGCTCCTGAATCTGGTAATAAGCTGAACTTTTGTCTTTAGCTTGACTACTGTTGGTACTCAAAAACTCTAATTTGAAACTGTCTATAAGCTGTGAGTTTGCTGACTAACCAGTGTTTTTCACATAAGCCTAAACAAAATTGCAAAGTGAAGTTTCACACGTCCTTGCAAAGGCCACTGGGTAGGATGAGCTAGTGCTGCTTCACAGgctttgcagagcagagcaaatcAGAAAGATGTGCTTATGTTCCAAGTTTCAAAAGTGCTGTGAGTTCTGGAAACACTGAACTTCTCATTCCTAAGATAAGTAACTGTTCCTCTGTGCCTCTTTTGAAAGCAGTAAGTCTGTGTCCCAtggccattaaaaaaaacccaacatacAGATATACACAAATATACATACATGTTCTAGGAGATGCCTGGGAAGAATATGTCCAAAAGCaattttaatgtttgttttctcaAGTAAGGGGGAATATGAGGGTAAGTAACTTGTATATTCAAATATGTAACACTACTTGAGACTAAGGACCTTGGAGAGTTAGAATCCAAAGCATGCTGTGTGACTGTGTCTCCATGAGGTGTCCCTTATCTTTGGAGTCTCCCATTTTTATTTGTAACACTTCCAGCTAGCTTTCCTGGATGTGTACTAGGGGTATTAAGTATGATTGAGGAGAGAATTCTAGGAAGCCATCTTCATTGTCTCAGCTTGCATTTTATTTGGAAGATTCATCAGCTGCAAAACTCCTTTCCTGTCTGAAGGTCATATATGTTGCACagaacaaaatacattttatcaGCTGGTAGAGATTTTTAGCCTTCTTTGGCTGTTCCAGTCAAAAGCTACCAAGGCTGGTTTAATGAATGTCTGGTGCTAGCCCATTCTGGTTTATGCCTTTTGCTGGCCTCAAATATTGTGTCAATGTTTGACATGCTAGGAAGAGGTATTTTTAGGAATTGATCTGCACCAAAACTGTGGCAATATATGATAACTGATTATGGTGCAGCAAATTTTAGGAGCCTCAAGGCTGATAATCAGAGAGCAGGTTGGTGAAGAGGTCTTGTATTAGTTGTTCACTTATACACTTCTAAGTGCTATTTTAATGAGCTTTCACAAGAGGGCAGAGTAGAATTTGCTCCAGGAACTGTGGATGGCTTGAGACTTATAAGTAGAAATGAGCCAGCTCAGATTCCTTTGGTTTTAGCACAGCATGGGCTGTATTTTTCATGCTTTCCAACTGTAGCGCATCCATCCTAGGTGCTGTGTGGCTTGTGAGTTGCTGCTCTCTAAAGGAGAGTGCCAGGGAAAGCCACAGCCTCTCCCAAGTGTTCTGCCCCAGCCAGAGGGGTGCTGGAGTGTGGAGGTGATCTGCAAACATGCCCCCTGTACCACCACTGCCAGCTTTTGCTTCTTGGACACAGCTAAAACAATCTTGTGTGTTTTGTTAGCACAAAAGTCTTGTCATTGTTAGCACGAGATAATGCTGTGGCACGCATGAATGAGCTCTCTGTAGTTTGCAAACATAATAGAGAAGATACTGTTTGGCAGCAACAAGATTTCCTTGCAATGTGTTGAGGTAAAATATGACCAAGAAAATGACTCAAAAAAAGAATACTGTGTATCTCCAGCTGTAACTATGTTGGACAATTTATTTATTACAGTTACTACTGTACACAGAACCATCATCCTTCTTGAAACATTTCAGAGTCTACAGTTAAAAATAGCTCCCCTTGCCCCTTTCTTTATTAAAGGACTAACTgagttgcttttttttattcctttggaGATCTTCAGAGGTGTAGTTTCAGTTCTTAATTGTATCTCAATACTGTGTATTCCAGTAGTTTAACTGGAAGAGTTGCTTCTGATCCTTCATTCTGATCACTCATTGAAGACCCTTGTGGCAGTATATCCTGTACTATTCAGGGGTACTTCAATCAGTGCAGATCAATGGGCATTTAGCATTTTAATATTCTCTGCATTTGAAGactttaacctttttttttttttttattcctccttCAGATTGACCCCAAAGAGTACACCTTTTCCGGACTTAAGAACGAAACTGTGGGTCGACTGCCTGGAAAAGTAGCAGGGCAACAGTTTGTCATTCAGGACTGTGAGAACTGTCAAATCTACATATTTGACCATTCTGCTACAATCACAATTGACGACTGTGTAAATTGCCAAATCTTTTTAGGACCAATAAAAGGCAGCGTGTTCTTCCGTGACTGCAAAGACTGTAAGTGTGTGGTTGCCTGCCAGCAGTTCCGCACGCGGGACTGCAGGAAGCTGGAGGTGTTCTTGTGCTGTGCCACCCAGCCCATTATCGAGTCCTCCACAGGAATGAAATTTGGATGTTTCCAGTACTATTATCCTGAGCTTGCTTTACAATTTAAAGATGCTGGTCTGAGTATCTTCAATAACACGTGGAGCAACATCCATGACTTTACCCCTGTGTCTGGAGAAAATAACTGGGGCCTTTTGCCTGAAACTGCTGCAGTCCAAGATTACgttcctctgcccagctctgaggagctgaaagctgtCAGGGTTTCTACTGATGCCACAAAGAGCATAATACCCATAACTCGAGGGCGGAGGCAGAAAAACAGCGATGAATCGTGTTTGGCGGTGTTTTTTGCTGGTGACTACACAACTGCAAATGCCAGGAAGTTAATTGATGAGGTGAGCAACATTTGTCTTCATTCAGGCTTTTCAATTCCTAATTCAGCATTCCTGTGGCCAGCCTCTGATTCTCCCTGAAGGGGGACTATAGAGGCTCTGTTTGTCTACTGACCATACTGATCAATTGCATTGTTTAAAACTTCAAAGCAAGGTAAGAGACTGAATCTCATTTCATCAGTCAGTTGCTTTACAGTTGGCATCCTGTGGGTGGCACACCTATCTTCTAGCAGTTCTGGTGTACTTTTCCATCATGGCACAGCAAAGCAATGCTCTGAAGAAAATATGTAGTTGATTTGATGAATTTCGTCAAATATAGAGTAAGTGATTGACAATGCTTGTGAAAGGGATGTAACTGATCAACTTGTTAGCTTATTGTCCTGAAAGTCTCAGCTAACTAAAGTCTGTCCTGAAAGTTTTTCCAGCACTGGCAGGGagtcttaaaagaaaaaataaaaagtgttaAAATGTATCCCCCATGTCGTCGAATGCTGgaactttttttctgaaagggGCAGTGGGTGTTTGTCAAGGCTGGTCAGCTGTCTTCAATGACTTaaatagctttttaaaatttttctttctttttttttttattttttttcccctgtgagaCAGCAGCTTCCAATCTTGGCTGAGTTTGTACTTTCCTGGGGCTAAAACCTGGGAGTGGCTTTCACCAGCCTCAAGTGCCAAGGATgtcacagagcagagccagtAACCATGGGCTACAACATCTGAGAGTGGTATCTGCAAAAGCTGCTGATCACAGTGTTATATGATCAACTAAACATCTGGTGGAGCTCTTTCCCTTGGGTTTTTGTCTGCAAGGAAAGAAAGCTGTAGGGTGTCTCCTTGCCTCCCCACTGCTCAGCTGGACTTTTGTGGGTCTGAGCTACTGAGTTACTTGAGTGAAGGGAGATAATGATGCTTATGGGTGGTTTCTTTTCTGACGAAGGAATAGCTACAGAAGGAGGGTAATAGATGTGTTCTCCTCTGTTAGTAGTTATTTAGAAGTTAGAGTTAAGAAGATGTTAAAGAACTAGTTAGTGAGTTTCTGTGGAAATCTAACTGCTCTGCAGATTAATGGATGTTTTGGAagtaaaaatgtatttgctcCTTTCTCACGTGCTTTTAGTTTCATATTAGATTTGGAGTAAAAATGAGGGGGTGGGACGTGTATATGTGTTTTCAAATGTTGTTAACTCTTGTTCCAAAACTGAAAATTAGCAGTGGATATATGAGAGTTTCAGCTAATGCTTGACTGAACTATTGCAGACTGAAGAGAACTGACTGCTTGTTTCCAGATGCTGAATGCCTTTAAATCCCATTAGTTTCTGCTTGTGGGGGATTGTGGGGAAAAACACATAACCCTGGGACCtaatatataaaacaaaaacattcacATTTATTCCTCTAGGTGCACTAGGGCAGAGGAGAAAATCTGGATGAatggaatgaaaataaacagaagtgtagaaaaagcaaatgatctctgaaaagagaaaaaagggtcCCTTTGCTCTGAGACCTAATGTGTACGGGAAAAATGAGTCTATTACAGTGTAATCTGGATACTCAAGTTGAACTCTGTCttagaagcatttttaaaatgaattcttCCTCTGTTAACAGATGACTAGCAAAGGCTTTCAGCTGGTACAGACTAAAGAAGTTTTAATGAAGGCAGAGGATGCTCACCGAGTTTTCCAGCAGAGTGCATCAGAATTCATTCCACTGCTGGAAAAAGGTgagtttgtgttttctttctcttcttg from Melospiza georgiana isolate bMelGeo1 chromosome 2, bMelGeo1.pri, whole genome shotgun sequence includes:
- the RP2 gene encoding protein XRP2; its protein translation is MGCFFSRRRKPAQGGQLPPQPPAGAGQDAATGEQKAPQYSWDLRAKIDPKEYTFSGLKNETVGRLPGKVAGQQFVIQDCENCQIYIFDHSATITIDDCVNCQIFLGPIKGSVFFRDCKDCKCVVACQQFRTRDCRKLEVFLCCATQPIIESSTGMKFGCFQYYYPELALQFKDAGLSIFNNTWSNIHDFTPVSGENNWGLLPETAAVQDYVPLPSSEELKAVRVSTDATKSIIPITRGRRQKNSDESCLAVFFAGDYTTANARKLIDEMTSKGFQLVQTKEVLMKAEDAHRVFQQSASEFIPLLEKGPVVALEFNGDGAVEQCRSTVNEVFSGTKVFVSESKASASQDVDNFYNFADMQMGM